The proteins below are encoded in one region of Drosophila santomea strain STO CAGO 1482 chromosome 3R, Prin_Dsan_1.1, whole genome shotgun sequence:
- the LOC120453731 gene encoding titin codes for MSLDGARLRYEDENGKTVVLAAKGRTFQVGSYYNCDLILEGPEEERLICEINCDAFGRVIIYNKSSEDPIHLNDAAIHAAGKRPLLHGGKITIRDKVYTWEFPKSSEVQDAPCTPERLLPNEQASNSCPSLKQSHRLQAEKRLTVHNFHYSINSDDEGNTSIESRDQNESHLEEVSLNESNPPTTEEAPCESPKVNLLESTQNKENTATPPGSHQKLLKLCAMSDVVITSFSPRETGVKIEKSFTCVRKPGYTTTSLAVSTPKSVYSTPKGGVLSELNEDSCSRDLMDFSTPSTSKKTKRESSMFLIDLTTPSKLRQTPQQTPGFKHTPKQTPISVDSTDESSDASPLVIDITNSDTPPSPSPSRRCKTPQRQAGITGATPKRTPQSLMKRALLTSTKKQIAANQPVKTTPLVTPKRPSLLEARRHCLTTPRRLPFHPQRRTPVQREGQARGNAPKTSPRKRISLMESPRENKVSQLRKSFAAAKRSPGVDKSNKLVAKARRSLNSPKCGSPKPGSSMPSSPCSRKAIDVPQINSSTPEKPDDSKDELSRTFTIMDDTQGKDQSGAVLAIEAVTALVTGEVEDDVSFQLSSLVEKGLPSVSLEKPTPVQDKVELSGPETDAEGKEDSSQDDLNPKPECVIIEENECELDSFVKNELETAKNQEECKQDEEEIITSSTTVDKHLEEAVIEDSICEEVHANIPEQIPQNGNSEKVIEESICEELPSENRSTGNSHLIGETSQKKDQPTPNADTPVVRRSLRRLSVEQRATATTPRRSTRRSSMEASSKPLPENDNKRSRRASCSAMDSQDVVTPRRKRRFTQELSTPTRQSMRLLNTPKRALQVDESVGDMGVILEEVGPEDDNKSAVADDENYGNELPADDIDKVDYHGLRDLLKTPKSCSTPRFKGLREMMRTPKIPASPILGNMAELLETSVGRTPYHERRSIAVARMEQGKLLDNVLKTPSARNIMVPNEPASAVLNSRKDSLATTTEYDLNMTNNTLHLDKIFDDVPETTAANMEDTETEINVTTISNATGVDPLGSSKRNETVTSEALMSVGQTAKTRDSLKDPLTSTTYKATMQGNFSVFAECGSRSFSPNPNEMSGIQLLDQTSDSMFSEALVVSAVESCEVTVDETRALGQTKPPTDNIEDRSDTDSNVGLTEPLVFSDDEEPKEAEGTPKKSDGAQETSIACKIEDSFHLAENKTANETLRKYENDAGTISEISLIEVEDSTIEGSKLEGDKLQERNTLDIETANSDNTEAPLDENIEFAVVDSTILESEVFPLDTTADSSINSTNVLNSSLEITKPDHDLKQEVCKSTSDDQATAITSEKSFTELDRSVANVSPSNKREVNTDEPPIEISPKKLGEETKTAVEQIDDETSKPPIEHYEELSEESEPDKVSTVAESDQPETLPSQKDTPAESKQPFTESHSDELVHETNCNEVSIYGEVIKPAIETLPFVEQKQVPNVSTDAEPYQHCIKSSPLNELSEKNQTDEVHSSVNTDKGVEPNPVKEVLKETKADEPIQPVMEANPIEELQEEAKPDEAPSVSDSPAKEFIETKASEEPVIESSPEGEPLEEACPDEVPPVCKSDEVAIERPPAEKLFMEENPIEETTKPTIELPDLSEIDQVNIEKSPAEELPEKAKRVETIQPIIETSSGNKDQIEASPTEVSSASKIDNVVVETNPQTDELIPPDEIKICAQVEIGDTSISKTIDVVSDIDRDKIQDQLSTQNLSLNSSSEIQCLSKAEESLNNSTAAFEIEHSEDVVHATTSTDADISKKSEEKEKMATVPNDVGCANQTSIECVLANVTSDGDASKAVSKDKDELEISTNSSKIPPSCTQDSLKTSLSATLTSQDESAQIDEQDENNDVEEHVVLEESSNEIIAADKENSEKNKENISDDTLNVVEQTSVEQTSLIHQSLTNQNTEVSITEESEAVAAEESMECQVNKDSETEVIQLDAITIVEQDTIDESTSGIEDINQSTEITMPEEVSDVEKIKEVYTMNKEKHIESQHSDQKNNDDEVVLLDASSSDESCTEPSSLVDTHADMEMDKTEAEKCNQSQSDDEVILLDTSSIVDQCSPNEDSLIQDQIEDTIPQGTLIPANDTKESVSEESSSQNGVEEKVIQLDSSNIAQQSICDENSLIEDSVAEPANNISIIAEMSTENEICPKISSVNAAVSSPHHLESQKSELQINQIKDLPEDTKSASSIRQSSSSSNGDLLNVSSSRDIEFPISKTEDIPKDMSDSMADAPEAPTEAEDVVMQESDILVTSSHTDELELHKSVSKTENVLSQDVQSAEDGDEVEEVEFISEEKENIVRAAEQKAQPGDPATCSSNSSIGQGPESTAVEAISLIPHEDPADVNQKETDELNPSVSSFVRPSANEPQVVVTTEESADVARTSDGKAARHNLQEKDHIPMEPDTVQEQGDGTHTRPVSEDISAPAVGSDQEMLANKDDAGLGNPKAEEIPSEEPIHITSTDSKESKERPDVTNNEVEIPTSEPTTSPEPTEMSLPNRRSSNQEEKSPHEEDTKPIKRVTRKGSASADRPAEIERPKRVARKPSAEVLEIEDRSRDTKQDHDLGIKSRGRAGKPQSDENEDKTEGITEKRRGRTRTPSVEVSETTANVEQKENDDDNKSKEEALQPILEEETEPEVEERIESNAEEETIIDKPKKRLRKASSKESDTLSDNIEKINTDLEVVNEAGSTHSINTEQRDDQDPIVLPAKSELQADLEGERNVQDSNLKQTTKERPKRRGRKASAETDTASEKVEKAKDHLEAINEDGNKDTNPEMERQVYMAVIPNTSNEEVKLNTEVLEDVQPKQKRRVRKASAKETNTTLPKREKTEDILAAVVEVESALSSEHNSSHSEQMGPKELAPVATSNISKEELDPDNVPNVSSEKRVQKELAEDISNVPDKKHKLESLRSIEEQDDVPKETGKTRAERPKRKGRKQLDDIVESSAPNDAHSPEKEKALVSVQEDHPNPTDQDIPKKRARKSAELKHATVEEHAKEDHVERPKRRGRKPSVDIDHVVQDVLEKPRRRGRTPAEHETHHVGDEKQEPIVEPAKKTRRIARKASVESVEVVSSSGEEHLQQIDEAIEPVTESATALSELIPQEGEEHKTRRRGRKPTVETDEGSIKNTPTEEPVTLPTHSRRRGRKATEDEALTTAVLTEPKTKVRGRRASLEPEHKVETSAESHQSSEVVELPAAKTTRRGRKPSADIEATSPEKKPASRRVRKASASVDEEPPATKKTAIRRGRKNEAHEDEEKKEIDLQDLPTEIVSALVVTSGNPSKAADEEELTPRRREGRNLPRKNYEEAPDDDKPHSGLRRARKPPASKALANKASESDQLPATPTIKQPPVKEESTPDNTVALPEPTTSQRREGRNLPRKNYTEAPDDDKPTPARSRRVRNLTAKALELIVDSSPRPATPKRPKGKGVDVEEPPAKKATPEIPSTTEASGPEEEPLPATKGRGTRRKADHTDLEEPEVKTAKKNVRGAGRKTKVETETEEHPPIKKPRGGSRAKTPSEEAAITLEEEPVKKSAARSRAKGAKAAEPEQPAEDPQVEVTSSKPAPAARGGRGRKVHFEAAPETAASESAPSSQRATRSRRK; via the exons ATGTCGCTGGATGGCGCCAGGTTGCGCTACGAGGACGAAAATGGTAAAACCGTGGTTCTGGCAGCCAAGGGGCGCACCTTCCAGGTGGGCTCCTACTACAATTGCGACCTCATACTGGAGGGGCCGGAGGAGGAGCGTCTAATTTGCGAGATAAACTGCGACGCTTTCGGCAGG GTCATCATATACAACAAGTCCAGCGAAGACCCCATTCATCTCAACGACGCGGCCATCCATGCTGCAGGCAAGCGCCCTTTGCTACACGGTGGCAAGATTACCATTCGAGACAAGGTCTACACTTGGGAGTTCCCCAAGTCCTCCGAGGTACAGGATGCCCCATGCACCCCAGAGCGCCTGTTGCCCAACGAACAGGCCTCCAACTCCTGCCCTTCATTGAAG cAATCGCATCGTCTACAAGCCGAAAAACGCCTAACAGTCCACAA TTTTCACTATAGCATCAATTCGGACGACGAAGGAAATACTTCTATAGAGTCTCGTGATCAGAATGAGAGCCACTTGGAGGAGGTCTCCCTAAATGAATCTAATCCACCCACTACAGAAGAGGCGCCTTGCGAGTCCCCGAAAGTAAATCTACTGGAGTCTACGCAGAATAAGGAGAACACCGCAACGCCACCAGGTAGCCACCAGAAGCTACTCAAGCTTTGCGCCATGTCCGACGTGGTGATCACCTCTTTCTCGCCGCGCGAGACTGGCGTTAAGATAGAGAAATCGTTTACATGTGTGCGGAAACCGGGCTACACCACGACGTCTTTGGCTGTTTCCACGCCAAAGAGCGTCTACAGCACCCCCAAGGGCGGTGTGCTCTCTGAACTGAACGAAGACAGCTGCAGCCGAGACCTGATGGATTTTAGCACGCCATCCACTTCAAAGAAGACCAAGCGGGAGTCTTCTATGTTTCTGATTGACTTGACCACCCCATCAAAGCTACGACAAACACCCCAACAGACGCCTGGTTTCAAACACACACCGAAACAGACGCCCATCAGTGTAGACAGCACCGACGAATCATCAGATGCCTCCCCGTTAGTCATTGACATAACTAACTCTGACACACCGCCGTCACCAAGCCCTTCGCGTCGGTGTAAAACTCCTCAGCGTCAGGCTGGCATCACAGGCGCCACACCTAAGAGAACGCCTCAGTCCCTGATGAAACGGGCGCTGCTTACCAGCACTAAGAAGCAGATTGCCGCCAACCAGCCAGTTAAGACCACCCCCCTGGTCACCCCCAAGCGGCCATCTCTTCTGGAGGCTCGTCGCCACTGCCTGACTACACCTCGGCGTTTGCCATTCCACCCACAGCGGCGCACGCCAGTCCAGCGAGAAGGACAGGCGCGAGGAAACGCACCCAAGACCTCGCCACGAAAGCGGATATCCCTAATGGAATCTCCCAGGGAGAACAAGGTCTCACAGCTTAGAAAGTCGTTTGCGGCGGCCAAGCGTAGTCCTGGCGTTGACAAGAGCAACAAGCTCGTAGCCAAGGCACGTCGTTCGCTTAACTCGCCGAAATGTGGTTCCCCTAAGCCTGGATCATCCATGCCGTCATCGCCATGCTCAAGAAAGGCAATCGATGTTCCCCAGATCAACAGCTCCACTCCGGAAAAACCTGACGACTCAAAGGACGAGCTGAGCCGCACGTTCACAATAATGGATGATACCCAAGGAAAGGATCAGAGTGGCGCAGTGTTGGCAATCGAAGCGGTGACTGCTCTCGTAACTGGAGAAGTAGAGGATGATGTATCATTTCAGCTGAGTTCGCTAGTTGAAAAGGGTTTGCCGTCAGTGAGTTTAGAGAAGCCTACACCTGTCCAAGACAAAGTTGAATTAAGCGGACCAGAAACAGACGCGGAAGGTAAAGAAGATTCGTCACAGGACGATTTGAATCCTAAGCCAGAGTGTGTCATAATCGAAGAGAATGAATGCGAACTAGACTCTTTTGTCAAAAATGAATTGGAAACTGCCAAAAATCAAGAGGAATGTAAGCAAGATGAGGAAGAAATCATAACATCGTCCACTACAGTCGACAAACATCTTGAGGAAGCTGTTATTGAGGATAGCATTTGCGAAGAGGTTCATGCGAATATTCCTGAACAAATTCCTCAGAATG GTAATTCTGAGAAAGTAATCGAGGAAAGTATTTGCGAAGAACTGCCATCGGAAAATAGATCTACTGGTAACTCACATTTAATTG GAGAGACATCTCAAAAAAAGGACCAACCTACTCCAAATGCCGATACCCCCGTGGTTCGTAGAAGCTTGCGCCGCCTTTCTGTTGAGCAGAGGGCAACGGCCACAACGCCACGGAGAAGCACTCGGCGATCATCGATGGAAGCCAGCAGTAAGCCGTTACCGGAGAACGACAACAAGCGTTCGCGCCGTGCTTCCTGTTCAGCGATGGACAGTCAAGACGTGGTTACTCCCCGGCGCAAGCGTCGATTTACGCAAGAATTGTCCACACCAACTCGCCAATCGATGCGTCTTTTGAACACACCCAAGAGGGCCCTTCAGGTAGATGAATCTGTTGGCGACATGGGAGTCATATTGGAAGAAGTTGGTCCCGAAGATG ATAATAAGTCTGCCGTAGCCGACGACGAAAATTATGGCAACGAACTTCCAGCTGATGATATCGACAAGGTAGACTACCACGGCCTAAGAGATTTATTGAAAACACCAAAAAGCTGCAGCACACCACGTTTTAAAGGGTTAAGGGAAATGATGCGAACACCGAAAATTCCTGCCTCACCAATTCTTGGAAACATGGCAGAACTATTAGAAACCTCTGTTGGTAGGACTCCTTACCACGAGAGGAGGAGCATTGCAGTAGCGCGCATGGAGCAAGGAAAGCTACTAGACAATGTTCTGAAGACGCCCAGCGCCCGGAATATAATGGTGCCAAATGAACCAGCTAGCGCAGTGCTAAACTCTCGGAAGGATTCCTTGGCGACAACCACAGAATACGATCTAAACATGACGAACAACACATTGCATTTGGACAAGATTTTCGACGACGTGCCCGAAACTACTGCGGCTAATATGGAAGACACGGAAACTGAGATAAATGTGACAACGATCAGCAACGCGACTGGTGTTGATCCTTTGGGGTCGTCAAAAAGGAATGAAACCGTGACTTCAGAGGCACTGATGAGTGTCGGTCAGACTGCCAAAACGCGCGATTCCTTGAAGGATCCTCTGACCAGCACCACTTACAAAGCTACCATGCAGGGCAATTTTAGCGTCTTTGCAGAATGTGGCTCCAGGTCTTTTTCGCCCAACCCGAACGAGATGAGTGGAATCCAGTTGTTAGACCAGACGTCCGACTCAATGTTCTCCGAGGCGCTAGTAGTATCGGCCGTGGAGTCGTGCGAAGTCACTGTGGATGAGACGAGGGCTTTAGGCCAGACCAAACCACCTACTGATAATATTGAGGATCGCTCTGATACAGACTCGAATGTTGGCCTTACTGAGCCCCTGGTATTTAGTGATGATGAGGAGCCCAAGGAAGCGGAAGGAACTCCCAAAAAGTCTGACGGTGCTCAGGAAACATCTATAGCCTGCAAAATTGAAGATTCTTTCCATCTGGCGGAAAACAAAACTGCCAATGAGACATTACGTAAATATGAGAACGATGCGGGTACTATTAGTGAAATTTCACTGATTGAAGTGGAAGACAGCACAATTGAGGGAAGTAAACTCGAAGGTGACAAACTTCAAGAAAGGAACACTCTCGATATCGAAACAGCTAATTCGGATAATACGGAAGCACCACTTGatgaaaatattgaatttgCAGTGGTGGATTCGACGATCCTAGAGTCAGAGGTATTTCCTTTGGACACAACCGCGGATAGTTCGATCAATTCTACTAATGTTCTTAACAGCAGTCTGGAAATAACTAAACCTGACCATGATCTTAAACAGGAAGTTTGCAAGTCCACATCCGATGACCAAGCCACTGCAATTACATCTGAAAAATCTTTTACCGAATTAGATCGATCAGTTGCCAACGTATCACCCTCCAATAAACGTGAAGTGAATACTGATGAACCACCAATCGAAATATCGCCTAAAAAACTTGGAGAAGAGACAAAAACTGCGGTTGAGCAAATCGACGATGAGACCTCCAAACCACCTATTGAGCACTATGAAGAACTTTCCGAAGAAAGCGAACCAGATAAGGTTTCTACTGTTGCAGAATCTGATCAACCAGAAACTTTGCCCTCCCAAAAAGATACACCAGCAGAGTCTAAGCAACCATTCACTGAATCACATTCCGATGAACTTGTACATGAAACAAACTGTAATGAGGTTTCCATTTATGGTGAAGTCATTAAACCAGCCATTGAGACTTTGCCTTTCGTGGAACAAAAGCAAGTACCTAATGTTTCCACTGATGCAGAACCTTATCAACATTGCATCAAAAGTTCGCCTCTTAACGAACTTTCAGAGAAAAATCAAACTGATGAGGTACACTCTTCAGTTAATACTGATAAAGGAGTAGAACCAAATCCCGTCAAAGAGGTTTTAAAGGAAACCAAAGCTGATGAACCTATTCAACCCGTCATGGAAGCAAATCCTATTGAGGAACTTCAAGAAGAAGCGAAACCTGATGAGGCGCCTAGTGTTAGTGACAGTCCTGCAAAAGAATTCATAGAAACGAAAGCTTCTGAAGAACCAGTCATCGAATCTTCACCTGAGGGAGAACCTCTGGAAGAAGCATGTCCTGATGAGGTGCCTCCTGTATGTAAAAGTGATGAAGTAGCTATCGAAAGGCCACCTGCcgaaaaattgtttatggAAGAAAATCCTATTGAAGAAACGACAAAACCAACCATCGAATTGCCTGATTTAAGTGAAATTGATCAAGTAAACATCGAAAAATCGCCAGCCGAAGAACTGCCTGAGAAGGCAAAACGTGTTGAAACTATACAGCCAATCATCGAAACATCATCCGGCAATAAAGACCAAATAGAAGCCAGTCCTACAGAGGTTTCATCCGCTAGTAAAATAGATAATGTAGTTGTGGAAACTAATCCTCAAACAGATGAGCTAATTCCTCCGGATGAAATTAAAATCTGCGCGCAGGTAGAGATTGGTGATACTAGCATCAGTAAAACCATCGATGTGGTCTCTGATATTGATAGAGATAAAATTCAGGATCAGCTCAGTACTCAAAACTTATCTTTAAATTCTTCCTCTGAAATTCAATGCTTAAGTAAAGCGGAAGAATCTTTAAACAATTCCACTGCAGCATTTGAGATCGAACATTCTGAAGATGTGGTGCATGCGACGACTTCTACAGACGCAGATATTTCCAAGAAAAGTGaagaaaaggagaaaatgGCAACTGTGCCGAATGACGTCGGTTGTGCTAATCAAACTTCAATTGAGTGCGTACTTGCTAATGTAACCTCAGACGGCGATGCCAGCAAAGCTGTTTCAAAAGATAAGGACGAACTAGAAATATCAACCAATTCATCTAAAATTCCCCCAAGCTGCACCCAGGATTCTCTCAAGACTTCTCTTTCTGCGACATTAACTTCACAGGATGAAAGCGCTCAAATTGATGAACAGGATGAAAATAATGACGTTGAAGAACACGTCGTGTTAGAGGAATcatcaaatgaaattatagCTGCTGATAAAGAGAATTCTgagaaaaataaagaaaacatatCTGACGACACCTTGAACGTTGTTGAGCAAACTTCGGTGGAACAAACTTCACTAATTCATCAATCTTTAACAAATCAGAATACAGAGGTTTCTATCACGGAGGAATCCGAAGCTGTCGCTGCAGAGGAATCTATGGAATGCCAAGTAAACAAAGATTCTGAAACAGAGGTGATTCAGTTAGATGCCATTACCATTGTTGAGCAAGATACAATAGATGAAAGTACATCAGGAATAGAGGATATTAATCAATCCACGGAAATTACTATGCCTGAGGAAGTATCTGATgtcgaaaaaataaaagaagttTACACAATgaacaaagaaaaacacatAGAATCCCAGCATTCTGATCAAAAGAATAATGACGATGAGGTTGTTCTATTGGATGCCTCAAGCTCAGATGAAAGTTGCACAGAACCATCCAGCTTAGTCGACACCCATGCAGATATGGAGATGGACAAAACCGAAGCAGAGAAATGTAATCAAAGCCAATCCGACGATGAGGTGATTTTGTTAGATACCTCAAGCATTGTTGACCAGTGTTCACCAAATGAAGATTCGTTAATTCAAGATCAAATCGAAGACACTATTCCACAGGGTACCTTAATTCCAGCCAATGACACAAAAGAATCCGTGTCTGAAGAGTCATCCAGCCAAAATGGAGTAGAGGAGAAGGTGATTCAGTTGGATTCCTCGAACATAGCCCAACAGTCTATATGCGATGAAAATTCTCTTATTGAGGATTCTGTCGCTGAACCAGCCAACAATATTTCTATTATAGCTGAAATGTCCACCGAAAATGAAATCTGCCCTAAGATTTCATCTGTAAATGCTGCAGTCTCTTCACCACACCATTTGGAGTCGCAAAAAAGTGAGCTACAAATAAATCAGATAAAAGATCTCCCAGAGGATACCAAATCTGCATCATCAATAAGACAAAGTTCATCAAGCTCCAATGGCGATCTTCTTAATGTTTCTTCGTCACGCGACATTGAGTTTCCTATTTCAAAAACGGAAGACATACCTAAGGACATGTCTGATTCAATGGCAGATGCACCAGAAGCTCCAACTGAAGCCGAGGATGTTGTAATGCAAGAAAGTGACATTTTGGTAACCTCGTCACACACGGATGAATTAGAATTGCATAAATCGGTTTCTAAAACCGAGAATGTATTGAGCCAGGATGTTCAAAGTGCTGAGGATGGTGACGAAGTAGAAGAGGTGGAATTTATATCAGAAGAAAAGGAGAATATTGTTCGCGCTGCAGAGCAGAAGGCACAGCCCGGTGACCCAGCTACTTGTAGTTCTAATAGTTCAATAGGCCAGGGACCAGAATCAACGGCTGTCGAAGCCATTTCCCTTATACCTCACGAAGATCCCGCTGACGTTaatcaaaaagaaactgaCGAATTAAATCCTTCTGTTTCTTCTTTTGTGAGGCCTTCAGCAAACGAGCCACAAGTTGTAGTCACTACTGAAGAATCTGCCGACGTCGCAAGAACAAGTGATGGCAAAGCCGCTAGGCATAACTTACAAGAAAAAGACCATATACCCATGGAACCAGATACTGTTCAAGAACAAGGAGACGGAACACATACCAGGCCAGTATCCGAAGATATATCAGCTCCAGCAGTTGGATCTGACCAGGAAATGTTAGCCAATAAAGATGATGCTGGACTCGGGAATCCAAAAGCTGAGGAAATACCATCTGAGGAGCCTATCCACATTACATCGACTGATTCAAAAGAAAGTAAAGAGCGACCCGATGTTACAAATAATGAAGTAGAGATCCCTACTTCCGAACCAACAACATCCCCCGAGCCAACGGAGATGTCCCTACCTAACCGAAGGTCTTCAAATCAGGAAGAAAAGTCACCGCATGAAGAAGATACTAAACCAATAAAAAGAGTGACTAGGAAGGGATCGGCTTCCGCTGATAGACCTGCTGAGATCGAGCGTCCGAAGAGAGTGGCGAGAAAACCTTCTGCTGAGGTTTTGGAAATAGAAGACCGTTCAAGAGATACTAAGCAAGATCATGATCTCGGCATTAAATCTAGGGGTCGAGCTGGAAAACCGCAATCGGATGAAAATGAGGACAAAACGGAAGGTATTACAGAGAAAAGGAGAGGGCGAACACGAACTCCATCAGTAGAAGTTTCTGAAACTACAGCAAATGTCGAGCAGAAAGAAAACGATGAtgacaataaatctaaagAAGAAGCTCTCCAACCCATCCTAGAGGAAGAAACAGAGCCAGAAGTTGAGGAAAGGATCGAGTCAAATGCAGAAGAGGAGACCATTATAGACAAACCCAAGAAACGATTACGGAAGGCATCTTCAAAGGAATCGGATACTCTATCGGATAATATAGAAAAGATCAATACGGATTTGGAAGTTGTCAACGAAGCTGGAAGTACTCATTCGATTAACACCGAGCAACGAGATGATCAAGATCCTATTGTCTTGCCAGCCAAGTCAGAGTTGCAAGCCGATTTAGAAGGTGAAAGGAATGTGCAGGACTCCAACCTAAAACAGACCACTAAAGAACGACCCAAAAGACGCGGAAGAAAGGCATCTGCTGAAACGGACACCGCATCCGAGAAAGTCGAAAAGGCTAAAGATCATTTGGAGGCCATTAATGAAGATGGAAATAAAGATACCAATCCAGAGATGGAGCGCCAAGTGTATATGGCAGTTATACCAAATACAAGCAATGAAGAAGTGAAACTAAATACGGAAGTTTTGGAAGATGTACAGCCAAAGCAAAAACGACGAGTGCGGAAAGCGTCTGCAAAGGAAACGAACACGACATTGCCCAAAAGGGAAAAGACTGAAGATATTTTAGCAGCAGTAGTAGAAGTGGAATCTGCATTGTCCAGTGAACACAATTCCAGTCACTCGGAACAAATGGGACCAAAAGAGCTTGCGCCGGTTGCTACTTCAAATATATCCAAGGAAGAGCTAGATCCAGATAATGTGCCAAATGTCTCATCGGAAAAAAGAGTGCAAAAAGAATTAGCAGAGGACATAAGCAACGTTCCAGACAAAAAGCATAAACTTGAAAGCTTGCGCTCTATTGAAGAACAGGACGATGTACCGAAAGAGACGGGTAAAACTCGGGCGGAAAGACCAAAGCGAAAAGGTCGTAAGCAATTGGACGATATAGTAGAATCCAGCGCACCAAATGACGCACACAGTCCTGAAAAGGAGAAGGCCTTGGTTTCCGTCCAAGAAGATCACCCAAACCCAACTGATCAGGATATACCAAAAAAACGAGCCCGAAAATCAGCTGAGCTTAAGCATGCAACTGTAGAGGAGCATGCTAAGGAAGATCACGTTGAAAGACCGAAGCGTAGAGGACGCAAGCCTTCTGTAGACATTGATCACGTTGTCCAAGATGTTCTGGAAAAACCAAGGCGGAGGGGTAGAACACCAGCAGAGCATGAAACTCACCATGTGGGCGATGAAAAGCAGGAGCCAATTGTAGAGCCTGCGAAAAAGACTAGACGCATTGCACGCAAAGCTTCTGTGGAATCGGTTGAAGTCGTTTCAAGTAGCGGAGAAGAGCATCTTCAGCAAATCGACGAGGCAATCGAACCAGTCACAGAATCGGCAACGGCACTATCCGAACTTATTCCACAGGAGGGCGAGGAACATAAGACCCGGCGACGCGGTCGTAAGCCAACTGTGGAAACGGATGAAGggtcaataaaaaatacaccAACAGAGGAACCAGTTACACTTCCCACTCATTCACGCAGACGTGGACGCAAAGCCACCGAAGATGAGGCCTTAACTACTGCAGTTCTGACTGAGCCGAAAACAAAGGTTCGTGGACGCAGGGCGTCCTTGGAGCCAGAACATAAGGTAGAGACCTCAGCAGAGTCCCACCAGAGCTCCGAGGTCGTGGAACTGCCAGCGGCCAAGACTACGCGTCGCGGTAGAAAGCCAAGTGCAGATATAGAAGCGACCTCACCGGAGAAGAAACCAGCATCTCGGCGCGTCCGCAAGGCATCAGCGAGTGTCGATGAGGAACCGCCAGCGACCAAGAAAACGGCAATTCGTCGCGGTCGCAAAAACGAAGCTCATGAGGACgaggaaaaaaaagagatcGACTTGCAGGACTTGCCTACCGAAATCGTTTCGGCACTCGTGGTCACTTCGGGCAACCCCTCGAAGGCTGCCGATGAAGAAGAGCTTACTCCACGCCGCCGAGAGGGCCGTAACCTGCCACGTAAAAACTACGAGGAGGCACCAGACGATGATAAGCCACATTCAGGACTGCGGCGGGCACGCAAGCCACCGGCAAGCAAGGCTCTGGCCAACAAGGCGTCAGAGTCGGATCAACTTCCAGCTACGCCCACAATCAAACAACCACCCGTGAAAGAAGAATCTACACCCGACAACACAGTTGCTCTTCCGGAGCCCACTACCTCGCAGCGACGCGAAGGACGAAACCTGCCGCGCAAGAACTACACGGAGGCTCCGGACGACGACAAGCCAACACCGGCTCGTAGTCGCCGGGTTCGTAACCTGACTGCAAAGGCCTTGGAATTAATTGTGGACTCATCGCCGCGTCCGGCGACTCCGAAAAGGCCGAAGGGCAAGGGAGTAGACGTTGAGGAGCCACCAGCAAAAAAGGCAACCCCAGAGATTCCATCAACAACAGAAGCGTCCGGACCGGAGGAGGAGCCGTTGCCAGCAACCAAAGGGCGCGGTACTCGTCGAAAGGCTGACCACACCGATTTGGAGGAACCGGAAGTTAAAACGGCCAAAAAGAACGTACGCGGCGCGGGACGTAAAACCAAAGTCGAGACTGAAACGGAGGAGCATCCACCCATTAAAAAGCCGCGGGGCGGATCACGTGCCAAAACACCTTCGGAGGAGGCGGCCATTACTCTGGAGGAGGAACCCGTGAAGAAGTCTGCCGCTCGCAGTCGAGCAAAAGGCGCCAAGGCAGCAGAGCCGGAGCAGCCCGCCGAGGATCCCCAAGTCGAAGTCACCTCCTCCAAACCGGCGCCGGCAGCTCGTGGTGGACGAGGCCGAAAGGTGCACTTCGAGGCGGCACCGGAGACCGCTGCTAGTGAGAGTGCGCCATCATCACAGCGCGCAACTCGATCACGACGAAAGTAA